A DNA window from Arachis duranensis cultivar V14167 chromosome 3, aradu.V14167.gnm2.J7QH, whole genome shotgun sequence contains the following coding sequences:
- the LOC107481209 gene encoding cyclic dof factor 3: MSEVKDPAIKLFGRTIQLPLIPNDPSPPPPPPPPPPSSSSPPTEVEVSSVSQPETEEPSKRELTSTQDKETTEDLKSPTTTSSGIFENPKTPTNGGEQSETSVSQEKTPKKPDKILPCPRCNSMDTKFCYYNNYNVNQPRHFCKNCQRYWTAGGTMRNVPVGAGRRKNKNSAASHYRQIMVPEALQAAHLNAPSGLHNAVLTFGPDSPLCDSMSSVLNIAGKATNGVVNGFHAPEAATTFVSYGRDDDGNDHSVGVSGTTSTSSERRGHASSHESADKRVESFPPQLTYFPSNSPWPYPWNSPMPPPPTFCPPGYPMSIYTTPSYWQWNVPCISPQSPAPGSGPNSPLGKHSRDGNIITPANSQKEKPNTESNNVLIPKTLRIDDPSEAAKSSIWSTLGIKNEKANSLNGGGLFKAFPSKGNDKSHVVEASPMLHANPAALTRSLTFHERT, translated from the exons ATGTCGGAAGTTAAGGACCCGGCGATAAAGCTTTTTGGGAGGACGATTCAGCTGCCACTGATCCCCAATGACCcttctccaccaccaccaccacctcctcctcctccatcttcttcttctccaccaACTGAAGTTGAAGTGAGTTCTGTATCACAACCAGAAACAGAG GAACCATCAAAGAGAGAACTAACCTCAACACAAGATAAAGAAACCACAGAGGATTTGAAATCTCCCACAACAACATCTTCTGGCATATTTGAGAACCCAAAGACTCCCACAAATGGTGGAGAACAGAGTGAGACCAGTGTTTCTCAAGAAAAAACTCCCAAGAAACCGGACAAGATACTTCCGTGTCCGCGATGCAACAGCATGGACACCAAATTCTGCTACTACAACAATTACAACGTCAATCAGCCGCGTCATTTCTGCAAGAACTGTCAGAGATACTGGACTGCCGGAGGAACAATGAGGAACGTGCCAGTAGGCGCTGGTCGCCGAAAGAACAAAAACTCTGCTGCATCGCATTATCGCCAGATAATGGTCCCGGAGGCGCTTCAAGCAGCTCACCTCAATGCCCCCAGTGGACTACACAATGCTGTCTTGACCTTTGGCCCAGATTCTCCTCTTTGTGATTCCATGTCCTCTGTATTGAACATTGCGGGAAAAGCCACAAATGGTGTTGTAAACGGGTTTCATGCACCGGAGGCAGCAACCACTTTTGTTTCCTATGGTAGGGATGATGATGGGAATGATCACTCAGTTGGAGTTTCTGGTACAACTTCAACTTCATCAGAGAGGAGAGGCCATGCCAGCTCTCATGAATCGGCTGATAAAAGAGTCGAAAGTTTCCCTCCTCAACTAACTTACTTCCCAAGTAATTCTCCATGGCCGTATCCATGGAATTCGCCAATGCCTCCTCCTCCCACATTTTGCCCTCCAGGCTATCCTATGTCGATATACACCACCCCTTCATACTGGCAATGGAATGTGCCATGCATCTCACCCCAATCTCCGGCCCCTGGTTCCGGCCCAAATTCGCCGTTGGGGAAACACTCAAGGGATGGTAACATCATAACCCCGGCCAATTCGCAAAAGGAAAAGCCCAACACAGAAAGCAATAATGTGTTGATCCCCAAGACACTTAGAATTGATGATCCTAGTGAAGCTGCAAAGAGTTCAATATGGTCAACACTAGGAATCAAGAATGAGAAGGCCAACTCTCTCAATGGAGGAGGCCTCTTCAAGGCGTTCCCTTCCAAGGGTAACGACAAGAGTCACGTGGTCGAGGCGTCACCGATGCTGCACGCCAACCCTGCCGCCCTGACGCGGTCTCTCACCTTCCACGAGCGGACCTAG